CGCTAAAAAAGCCGGTGCTTACTTGCTTGAGCCGATGATGAAAGTCGAATGCGTAACCCCTGAAGATTACATGGGTGACGTCATGGGTGACTTGAACCGTCGTCGCGGTATTTTGCAAGGCATGGATGAAGGTCCTTCAGGCAAAGTGATTCGTGCTGAAGTGCCATTATCTGAAATGTTTGGTTACGCGACGGATCTTCGTTCAATGTCGCAAGGTCGTGCAACGTACACGATGGAATTCGCACGTTACGCGGAAGTGCCGCAAAACATTGCAAATGAATTAATTGAGAAATAACGAGCTGTAGAAAGAGGTGAGTCATGGCAAAAGCTAAATTTGAGAGAAACAAGCCGCACGTAAACGTAGGCACGATAGGCCACGTGGATCACGGTAAAACGACGTTGACGGCAGCGTTGACGGTGGTGTTGTCAAAACTTCACGGTGGTGAAGCGAAAGGCTACGACCAAATTGACAGTGCGCCAGAAGAGAAAGCGCGTGGTATTACGATTTCGACAGCGCACGTGGAA
This DNA window, taken from Gammaproteobacteria bacterium CG11_big_fil_rev_8_21_14_0_20_46_22, encodes the following:
- the tuf gene encoding elongation factor Tu (EF-Tu; promotes GTP-dependent binding of aminoacyl-tRNA to the A-site of ribosomes during protein biosynthesis; when the tRNA anticodon matches the mRNA codon, GTP hydrolysis results; the inactive EF-Tu-GDP leaves the ribosome and release of GDP is promoted by elongation factor Ts; many prokaryotes have two copies of the gene encoding EF-Tu), translating into MAKAKFERNKPHVNVGTIGHVDHGKTTLTAALTVVLSKLHGGEAKGYDQIDSAPEEKARGITISTAHVE